The window GGACAGGAATTCTTACCGCAACCAACATAATCAACGAGATAGAATGTTTGGACAATTGACTGCGGAGAAGCGGAAAGTAAGTCCCTAAATGCATCCTATTCCAGAGAATCACAAAGTCACACGTTACCTTAAAGAAGAAATTACCAAAAGAGGCTTAAAAACATTGGCAGACATATCTTTTGCTTTTTCTGTTTAAGCATCTTTTTAGATTACGAGAAATAAGGATAAGTGGAGGTCTTGTCCCACACAAATCTTATCGTAATCTTTTActtttccaaaaagaaaataagatgCGAGACAAGGGTCTTGTCTTGTCAGCCCTTCTTTATCTTTCTACTTTTGTAAATTGATCCGTGTAACAACATGTATGATAAATGATATCTCGATGGCAGATATATTTATCTATATAAGGGCACGTTCCTCAACCTTAAATGGataaaataaagataattattcGTTATTTATAATAAAGGTATTCATATAAGGACACCCTGAAGTAACGAAAATTaacaaaatgttttttttttttttttttgtctttgaGGGCATATTAAACACACTGAAGTGTTATAAGCACAATTGTcatatttaaaattctttttaaacaaactACTCAAAAACCATTCAATGACTATTTTTACGCAAAAATGAATCCAATTGAATTATGAAAGTTCAACGTTTAAATTCAATAAAAGGATTCTTGAAGTTCAAAAGGTTAAGCAATTCATGAAACCTAGAACATTATTACAAAACTTTGGAGTTCAAActaatacaattattagttgTCCATTTGAAGTGATAAATTCACTTAAAAAATTTCCTCAATATCACCTGCACAGCTTAACATTCATTCTAAGTTATATTTCATCAAATCTTCTGCATATAATAAAACCATCAGAACATATGAAAATGTTGATCAAAATGTTGAAGGTAAAACCAAGTCATAACAATATTGGATGTCGCTCAACGATTCTAATAGATACACCATTATCCCAATTCACATCCTCTAAGTCACAATTTCATGAAAGGAGAGCTGAATATCGAGAAACAAAGTAGAAAGCAGAGCATCATATCCAGTATTCTACTAGTCGAATATGGAACTTATCATTTATTAAACAAATATTCCTTCAAGATCAAAATTCACGAGTCTAGAAGCATAACAGTGTTTGAATTTAGTTGCCAAGACAGTGACCTCATTCTTTCTTTCCAATTCCGTGGGACATGTTGTAAATTCCTCGTCCCTGTTCAAAAAGACATGACCAAGATCAACACAGTCGGTCAAGTCATTTAGCAGTATCTGAAACTGGCAAGGAAAACTTCAACTGCAATGGAGAGAGGTACACTTACGATGAGATAAAGTGACGAAGCTGCAAGAGCAATTGGAATGGCAACGGAGGTGATTTTATCCATTGGCCCTTTAAGATAAGTGTGCTTGTGGATGCTTTGgaaatatttttgcttctcaaCAAGTTTCTCGCGGGGTCTAAAAGGTTGTTCCACTTCTGCCATTCTACATTATAATTCAAGGAAGAGAATTAGTGGAACTCCAATTCTGTAAAATCTACTATCCCACATCTTTTCAGCTCCCAAACCATCCCATATGTAAACAAAAATATGCTTTTGAGATGTTCAGGAAAAATTTTCCTTTATACACCCCCAaaccaaaaaaggaaaaaaaaccctCCAAAGCAAAGACAATACACGAGTCTTCATTTCCAACTGTTGAAACATAGACTAATCcacacaaatgaagagaacacTGAGAGAATCATTCTATGTGAGACTCGACACTCAAACAGAATGGCACTTGAAACTTTTACCAATATCAAGCATTCATGACACAACAGCAGATATTAAAACAGAGAAAATGGCAAGATTAAGCCCCACAATTCTCTCCTGTGTCATTTCCAACATGCCCAACATTAAGCCACAATGTCTAAAAGGGTAAAGGTAATCTTGAGGCCAAACCTATAGAAGAGGCGAAGCTCCAAACTTTATTAAGAAAGTGTTGAAGATGCCACCTAACAAGAAGACTCAAAAATCAAAAAACACACAAAGAACACTAAAATATGGATATATATTGCAATATCAACGGCGAAACTACAATATAACATGGCCTTTCGAGAAGGCTACTCTCTCCCAATACTTCCAATATGGAAATCCCACATTACCCTTCCTACTCTTTCTCTCAACCCACACCTTCTATTTATAacaaataaagagaagaaaaaacataacaaaCATTGTTAGTCCATGTATTTGGTTTCCAGATTCTTCGTCCCTTAGAGATTCAAGCTCTTTGTATAATAATCTTGTACTTTGaacattaatttcatttcaTTATATTAATGGGGAGGcttgtttccttttttaaaaaaaaataactagaGTATTACATAAAATTTCACAAAGGCAAATTTGGTAATTGGTATGTCCAAGTACTGTTAATTATAATAGTCATATAAAAGTATACAAAATTCACTCCGTTAATTTCCACTTAAACAAAAATTCTAAACATTAATAGgatttatttatatactataaaCTTTGTCAAAATAGTAAAAGTAGTAGTagttcaaaatttcaaaactcaaaacctttataattttttagaatgAAGCAAACCTTTATTCTTCTAATCATTACAAAGGTGTAAGATTTAAAGCTTCTTGCGTTTTCACCAAAGCATAAACCTCTTATGTTTCAACTAAAGCATAAATCTCAAGGCCAAAAGTTAGAGTCTTCCATAGAGGCAAGTCAGGGATAAACCTCTCAATAGCTTATTAGAGCATTTTGGCACCTACCCCACGTGCCAGAAACATCTAAGTGCATCGGTTGTTTACTTGAGTAACCATAAAATAAGTTCTAAGAACGATATTTGTCTTTATCACCAAACaaaaacttatatatatatctgaTCCACCAAATTTGACAAATCTAAAAAACAAGCACAAAATCTTTATTCCCAATTATCACTGTTTTTCATTGTGGTTTCCTTGATTGAACACACCTCTTATCACGAGGCAAGTACTAACCCTCTATGGCAGGAACCAATGAATGAGAAACTCCAGGCTTTAGAAAAGACACACACATGAGACTATGTTGATTTAACCCTGATAAAAGATCCATTGGTTGCAGGTGGATTTATAAGATAAAGAAACATTCTGATGGCTCTAGTGAGTGATATAAAGTACGACTTATAGCAAAAGGATATTCTAAAAAATATGACATTGATTATAGAGAGACTTTTGCTCCTTTGGCTCGAATGATATATGTTCAGGTTCTCTTAGCAGTAGTTGCTGCCAAACAGTGGCCCCTCTTTCGATGGATGTCAACAACGTATTTCTCAATGGGACCTCCACTGAGGAAGTTTAGTTTATATGAAACCATCTCCAACTACTTCTCCCCCAGTCCAAAAGGTTTGTCTTCTTCGTCGCGCATTATGGTCTAAAACAAGCTTCGTGAACTTGGATTGCAACCTTCAGTTCTACCATTAACCAACTTGGGTTTTAGTCTAAGACCACATGAACAACTCTCTTCACACACAAAACACCCCACAGTATAATTTTGTTTCTactatatgttgatgatatgattTCTATTATTGCCAATGATCCTTAAGACTATATCTGATTTACAACATTACCTTGGGAAACACTTTGAGATGAAAGACTTAGGATCACTTAATTACTTTCTTGAACATGAGGTATCAACATGCCTTGAAGGTTACTTGTTGTCCCAAGCAAAATGTCTCTGATCTTTTGGCTTGCTCAGGCATCACCGATTCTGCCACGACACCAACATCAACCGATCCCATTGTTCATTTGACTTTGTTCGATAGTGTTCCTCTAGAAGATGCCAGTCTGTACAGTCAACTTGTTGGTAGCCTTATTTATCTGACTGTGACTTGTCCAGACATTGCATATTTTGATCCACAAACAGTACATTTTACTGCAGTTCTTCGAGTTCTTTGTTATATCAAGGGTACTCTAGGACATGGACTTCAGCTCTCTTCTAAGTCATCTTTAGTATTGTCCGGTGATAGATGATGTGAGTAGCCTCTAAATATTGCATCTATTATTTATTCTTGTACTGAACATTGTAACTGAATCGtattaatcaataaaataattGTCTGTTATCATTGGAAAAAATTAAGGCTAATGTTTTATTTGGTTTCTTCCTCAGGCAAGGGCGAGTTGGACTGTGGTGGTTCCTTCCTCAGGAAAGGACGAGTTGGACATCGGATTTGGACAAAAGGATCCAGATGGCACAAATGAGTGAGCAGGACACAGTGTCCACCGCAGAGATCGGACGCCGAGAAAGGATCTAAGCTTGGAGGAAACTAAAGATCAGACGATAAGCTTGGTGGATCCTTCTACAGCAAAGACTACAGAAATGGATGAGCTTCAAGGAGCTGGGTGGAAACGACTGGGCTGCGACGAATCTGGGAAGAGCAAGGGGTGCTACCGTATTAAGACCTAAAAATGTGACTCTGATACCATTTTCTTTTTACTAGAATGATTGTTTTTTGTACAAGCAGTGAGTGGCCAGTTGAATACTacaataacaaaagaaaaatataactATAAATAAGAATCTCTAATTTCTTTCAATTTACATAAACCAAGTTCACAatggaaataaattaaaatctagTAACTTCTATTTCTCCCTCGAAAAATTTCCACTGACCAGTGGTATAATGAACCCAATTCCGTGTTTCAATCAATAGGTAAACAGAAACATACAAAAATCGATGCCCTAAAAACACTAATCGGAAATTAACACACCAcagcaacataaaataaataaaggggATCAATCATTTCAAGTGCAAAgataaatcacaaataaaaatcaTGGCGAAACAGATAATTAACCAGATAGTGACGGAAAACCGAAAACAAGAACAATTAAAAACCGAATGACAGATCAAATTATCAAGGCGTTCATGAAATCTTATCCCAGAACTAACGAAGAAACCAGAGAATGGAGCTAAACTCACGTGAGGAAAGAGAGCGGCAAATCGTTGCTTCGAGAGATGCAGCAGATAGACGAGGATTTGGCGAATACTTCTTTTTGGGTTAAAACTACAATTTTAGACggttttttctttaatcaacttttaaaattcataGATTCAAGGAAAATGGTCAAAAAATATATTACTTTAGAGTTTTATTAGAGCTAGCAATCAaagtttttaattttagattatatttaaaaagaagttttataatttaaaatttttaagaaTGTGTTAAACACACCAATaagaaatagaattttattacCATTTTTAAAATGGATGAAAAAATCCACAAATctctttgtaatttaatttgttattataccaatttgatgatttaacaaaataatataaaaaaagtaattgtcaaaataacaaatttaaaatttttatatagataaaatttaaaattttattatagtcgataaatattttattttattttattatttttataaaaatatcgttttaagaagttaaaatttaagaaaaagagTGTAGATTAGCGTATGGATATGCACCTCACTTGTCTTTAtgcattaaaaaaaatggaatgtAAACATAacgtaaattttgttggtttctaaaagaaattaatatttgGGTTTAACGATAAAAGGTTTAATTTTctcgaaaaagaaaataatcagAATTACCCACACCAAATGAAAAACCGCGGGATGCGGAGGCCGTGAACGACAAGTTGGGAAACACTGTTAGCAGCATCGCAAGATTCCGCCAAAAGTTCTCCTCAATTCTTCCTTTCCGGCCACCGATTTCGCACCAGGTTTGCTTCTTCTCCAGTTTCATTTTCAGAACTAAGATTCTGAGAATCCTCATCCGTCAATTCGAATTCGAGTTTCAACTTTTTGATTCTTTCCTTCACAGCttcgttctttttttttttttaatctatgtATGCTTTGATTCGTCAACGATGTTTTTGTTAGTCACATGGATGCTCATGAAATGATTAGCTTTCATGCGATGAGTGTTTTCGGGGGGGTTTATTCTTAGTTTTATCCGTTTACTGATTAATTGGTAAAACTGCTAATCGATACACTAAAATTGTCATGCAGTTCAGTTGGTTCAGCTGTATCCTCCAATTAATTACTTCGAAGCTAGGACAATGGTGGAGCGTAAACGCCAGTAGCTTGTGACACCTTTCTGTGGCTTCCAGCTAAAATGCGCTCCAAGGATAGGATTTCATACTTTTATGATGGTATTATTTAGTTTTCTGTTTGCATTCTACAGCTATTCATTTGACTTACTATTAATCTAAAGCTCAAGTTTTTCTCGATTCAGCTTGGAACACCTTTCTCTAAAATTATGAGAAATTTCATGAAATACAGGTGTTGTGTTTGTATTTAAATTTctgttttcttcttccttttacaTCTGTTCATTTCGATTTAATCTTATTTTGCAAACCATACAACTAGAGTAGGAATTAGCTCATTAAAAGAACCATTGATTTGTGCATTATTTCTTGATTGTATTCAACTATGGTTTATCTCTGCACTGAACATATCCTGATGCCTATTAAGACATTGTATATTTATGGAATTAATGACATGATTCACCTTTTTTCTAGGCCACACTTCTATTTCTTAGAAATGGTTTCAAATAGTCTTATGTTCTGTAAATCACAAACCAATTCCATTTATATGTTCTTTTTACTTTTGTTGGAGTTTGTACTTGTAAAAGTAGAGTCATGtataattcaatttaaattcaaattaaaaataaaattttaggtGGTCATGGATTAAGAATTACACAACTCCCTGAACATATGAAACAATCGTCAAAACACAAGGTAAGATTTGCAAAATTAGCAAACTAtagttattatttatttattttagtttaaggGGGTGGAGGTAATTTAAAGCTTCGTCAAAGTTCTGTGTCCTGCATTTATCTTGATTTTCAATTACAGACCATTTGGAAATCTATATCTTAGTTACTATTTGAGATAAGGAAGTCAGTTAAACTTTAGTCTTGCATAAAATATGGTTTTGCAGGGGACGTGGGAAGTGTTTACTTTGGTCCAAATCATCCAATGAAGCCACATCGGCTTTGTATGACTCATCATCTTGTTCTCTCGTATGAGCTTCACAAGAAGATGGAAATTTATGTTAGTCTCTTTCTTTTTGAATCTGTCTTTCAGTGAAACTATTAACATCTGCTTGTAGGTTTACTGttgttttttcttgttttttgtcCTACCAGCATGGTGTGGCTATACATGTTTTTGTTTTGATGTATAATGCAGCGTCCCCACAAAGCATATCCTGTGGAACTTGCTCAGTTCCATTCAGCTGATTATGTAGAATTTCTGCACCGAATAAATCCAGATACTCAACACTTGTTTGCTAATGAGCTATCTAAATGtatgatttttcttttgacCTCTTTCATCATATCTCAGCAGTTCCTTGGTGTCTGTAGACATAGAAATTGAGATAAATTTGACAAATATTCACTATTTCACTTTATATCAGATAATCTTGGAGAGGATTGCCCTGTCTTTGagaacttgtttgaattctgcCAAATATACGCTGGTGGAACAATAGGTAAATTTGATAATGGATGCTTGAAATTCATGCCGAGGATATTAAATCCTTCTCGACTCATTACTTACACACTCTTTGCAGATGCTGCACGCAGACTAAATCATCAACTATGTGATATTGCAATAAATTGGGCAGGTGGCTTACATCATGCTAAAAAGTGCGAGGCTTCGGGGTTTTGCTACATCAATGACCTAGTTTTGGGGATATTAGAACTTCTAAAATATCATTCTCGTGTTTTATATATTGACATAGATGTGCATCATGGTGATGGGGTAGAGGAAGCATTTTATTTCACTGACAGGTACAACTTCACCTGGACTTTCTAGTTCCACAATGACTTTTCACTTTGAAGCAGGAAAACTTTTATATTGAGtgattgagaaaagaaaatatgttAGAAGCTAAGGTTGTTATTAACTACATAGACCTTAGCATTTTATTTCACTGACAGGTACAACTTCTCCTGGACTTTCTAGTTCCACAATGACTTTTCACTTTGAAGCAGGAAAACTTTTATATTGAGtgattgagaaaagaaaatatgttAGAAGCTAAGGTTGTTATTAACTACATAGACCTTAGCTTTTGCTTGTAAATTCATATTTCTAAAGTTGTTGTGGACTGCTTACACACAATTtgtttgttattgtttcttatttttaaaagaacCGTGTATATTTATAGAATGAATCTAATACACAAAGGGGGACTTTTCTCATCTAGTAGTTGCAAATgatgtaattaaaaaaattccTGATATTAAAGCTTCACAAAGATGTTAGAAATCCCACAAAATTTTCTGTGGGACCT is drawn from Cucumis melo cultivar AY chromosome 11, USDA_Cmelo_AY_1.0, whole genome shotgun sequence and contains these coding sequences:
- the LOC103497961 gene encoding uncharacterized protein LOC103497961, with protein sequence MAEVEQPFRPREKLVEKQKYFQSIHKHTYLKGPMDKITSVAIPIALAASSLYLIGRGIYNMSHGIGKKE